Proteins co-encoded in one Populus trichocarpa isolate Nisqually-1 chromosome 10, P.trichocarpa_v4.1, whole genome shotgun sequence genomic window:
- the LOC7475387 gene encoding chromatin structure-remodeling complex protein SYD isoform X8 has protein sequence MASSQSSQNVELEAAKFLHKLIQDSKDEPAKLATKLYVILQHMKSSGKEHSMPYQVISRAMETVINQHGLDIEALRSSRLPLTGGTQMGDSSTAQYGGSSQAVGVGKDSKAGLAENEISKVDPSASSRPPAGPSSAGHDYYQGSGTQRSSQSFDHESPSSLETRSANSQSQERGANQKDGKKAVAKRKRGDSSLHLEMHVENPQQLDPRNTIVNPRKGKMNKVDSPGSYAVRGGENTSFNKVPSSGQLEVSSSYVSAGQQQGGSLSSAHESLTSRCMWNQNKAGLPLERSQVPRFSSNAVSGNATAEIPLQQSAISSLGSSAFSKVHGGMPATSYPAGPMGEPGFAGLVQYGGSEHQKHGLAKGAVASSAEKTSEGFFSANRVDDFPTSLSTGKILENDGGSSNMFAESNKIIQGGRQSSNSELTMIRSTPPRDVGKSPVSQGSVSPGMPFNEQQLRQLRAQCLVFLAFRNVLPPKKLHLDIALGNVVPKDGGTLDGPRKELTDHKGKAQSSNEPTNIPELLMPCGRLNNAKEFDKVLPGLGGRFLDENCASKEADKLKMMEDKSGLPSDPSMLADERKYLYSTRKLDAEIQRQEAVESQAVFTTAMQQPDSARGGLPLSNPVDSMGNAFLQVGKTDHASSATFINKQAIPEAVSWTRIGSQSLPSGSIQLGLVPDRKDNAPSQFHILGNSNASEQDDDDKSAASTDSPPSPKYTMLEKWIMDQQRKKLLTEQGWVLKQQKTKQRIATCFDKLKETVSSSEDISAKTKIVIELKKLQLLELQRRLRSNFLNDFFKPITNDMDRLKSYKKHKHGRRIKQLERYEQKMKEERQKRIRERQKEFFAEIEVHKERLEDVFKIKRERWKGFNKYVKEFHKRKERTHREKIDRIQREKINLLKINDVEGYLRMVQDAKSDRVKQLLKETEKYLQKLGSKLQEAKSMASRFENDMDESRHAAVVEKNETSVENEDESDQAKHYMESNEKYYLMAHSVKESIAEQPTCLLGGKLREYQMNGLRWLVSLYNNHLNGILADEMGLGKTVQVISLICYLMETKNDRGPFLVVVPSSVLPGWETEINFWAPGIHKIVYSGPPEERRRLFKEKIVHQKFNVLLTTYEYLMNKHDRPKLSKIHWRYIIIDEGHRIKNASCKLNADLRHYQSSHRLLLTGTPLQNNLEELWALLNFLLPNIFNSAEDFSQWFNKPFESNGDNSADEALLSEEENLLIINRLHQVLRPFVLRRLKHKVENQLPEKIERLVRCEASAYQKLLMKRVEENLGSIGNSKARTVHNSVMELRNICNHPYLSQLHADEVDTLIPKHFLPPIIRLCGKLEMLDRLLPKLKATDHRVLFFSTMTRLLDVMEEYLTWKQYRYLRLDGHTSGGDRGSLIDRFNQQDSPYFIFLLSIRAGGVGVNLQAADTVIIFDTDWNPQVDLQAQARAHRIGQKRDVLVLRFETVQTVEEQVRASAEHKLGVANQSITAGFFDNNTSAEDRREYLESLLRECKKEEAAPVLDDDALNDLLARSESEIDVFESVDKQRRHQEMATWKSLLSGQGMDALEPLPPLPSRLVTDDDLKALYEAMKLYDMPKAGAESNAGAKRKGQHVGGLDAKHYGRGKRAREVRSYEEQWTEEEFEKMCQAESPDSPKVKEETGERNLPKEASGSLLAIGCTEPQAPPQLPPLPPPVEPLLLQQSKEVTPPSKRGRGRPRRATSDKSPAAMVLSVPPETGKVDVELQKGIESGSSKTSPLDSSPVPNLEGNSGATPHLGSRIAPSAQPTTPVSVALSSQITTAPLSVPLQSRGRGRKVQGAVQTPRRRGKNQVAVSPTTSSSAVPDPNINDQSQNVSVNPSVIAMGGTVSSAPMPQHPTNFPAAAAAAVEGISAATHHSGPGTALDSQPNPPNPSISPTIQSIVPSSSVPMQVKGQNRKTQSGTETTRRKGKKEVPVSPSVPDASDSQLSKSNPTLSQDKSGESGSKAIFMVSNQQNDALDRDVNQEQVSQEVGQDKKATELLDDVAQHRQPASTLTTHDGITRSMACAGSSGQIHGVDMHDVASVTKEVSAVNSSSKAKVLEVSGSESGVILSTPQLSKRFAEVVQNQSSEDNPSPVVYPATESLLHSATVEGVCKTVHQLAPKITSSSQPISSYPSVTPVFQSNTPEAMQVKRQGHKAPTRGEAPRRRGKKQGSISPAVDATIGQDPIVNPQMQMQNKSRDSLGSKVISLRSAQGNELKELKNVVQEAHIPSGLVGQDPKRKEASGILAVGRIQTADVTDVARVMKEIFSETCSSKNKIGDSSTVEVRSAPVSSKMSVEVAKNQSSEGKALSAVSILEATLPVMGSSNDDSKQPGSGDGVKMEGDHTPALGKAPTSEINPSMLEIKTSHGPVEKMRELIRASTENPVMGSNMEVNHSVLDAGDRDNITSQRPAPEGLLGDGGDPPMVTLSVSDVTEHPRSDSGYRTQASKASPKFSPHVSLGNRTISIKPDYTDYFSLGTVTPVADHSDSRNILSVADSVSRSSNKPSVKESLDSSLEIRDDEAKTHIQSGVDITKVEGEEVCKMQIDPAVSEASSLKYLSSSNKIEPNSSAAGASHRKDAFSQFGGIVLQNISPLRGNTYGPCENDLVGSSVAVEEPHKTEAGNKAEYSQVGAFVPKDLSENMVLPSSPLAREEEKDSRPFEQGLAGSSIEPETSKGFEAQMASKMDVSNANVIIPEIRPEHMVLPQSFLEAEENINGILENDAACCLVVPEGAKGSEVENDDQMGAQKVSDSVQEIVDPLPSSLVIEEDQVEGSSEKGALCFSVIVQNSGGSEAEAGKQLDASHAETLVRENVSENMVSPRSSLVSEAPVVEGSSEQDIFGFSVVLETSKGSATNNEVQVNPSQVDGVVPETKTGIWMQESEIARSSEKHQDDSSVAKQSKPSAIEEGSQMIVSEVGGIVHETSLENSCVPSVSETKAENANCLYEKSSHCVLLALEEAKQSETESSNQLAVSDFPMTGPENSLENICQSSCSLTMEADKIEGSSKKSSCDISVAMEESKKFEKENDESHVGSKECEESQVVGTSFEHTQVGSIGPEETSGNTDKSSYSSEMQEGKIEGSSQNIPEESNRSEAETDDQTQYGGMALANMSENIEGSYSSGMQEDKIKGSSLNVPEESNRLEAETDDQTQFGGMTLAKMSEKIEGSSLNVPEESNRSEAEIDDQAQCGGMALANMPEKIESISFSGMQEDKIEGSSLNVPESNRLEAETDDRTQFGGMALAKMSEKIEGSSLNVPEESNRSEAETNDQAQCGGMAQANMPEKIEDVSFSGMQEDKIEGSSQNVPESNRSEAETDNQTQFGGMALAKMLEKIEGSSLNVQEESNRSEAETNDQAQCGGMALANMPEKIEDLSSSGMQEDKIKGSSLNVPEESKRQEAETVTDDETQCDGMAPANMLPSSSLLEEKTDVLSEKDPAE, from the exons ATTTTGCAACACATGAAATCAAGCGGGAAGGAACATTCCATGCCGTATCAAGTAATATCAAG GGCCATGGAGACTGTCATCAATCAGCATGGTCTTGATATTGAAGCTTTGAGGTCATCACGCCTTCCTTTGACCGGTGGAACTCAAATGGGGGATTCTTCGACTGCACAATATGGAG GATCTTCACAGGCAGTTGGAGTTGGGAAAGACTCTAAAGCTGGATTGGCTGAAAATGAGATATCCAAAGTTGATCCTTCTGCTTCCAGTAGGCCCCCTGCTGGCCCAAGTAGTGCAGGCCATGATTATTATCAAGGATCTGGAACTCAAAGGAGCAGCCAGTCATTTGATCATGAAAGTCCTTCTAGTTTGGAAACTAGGTCTGCCAATTCACAATCCCAAGAAAGAGGAGCGAATCAGAAGGATGGTAAAAAGGCTGTTGCTAAGAGGAAGAGGGGTGATTCATCTTTACACTTGGAAATGCATGTTGAGAATCCCCAACAACTTGATCCTCGCAATACCATAGTTAATCCAAGGAAGGGGAAAATGAACAAGGTTGACTCACCAGGGAGTTATGCAGTTAGAGGTGGTGAAAATACCAGCTTTAATAAGGTTCCTAGTAGTGGTCAGCTGGAAGTTTCATCTTCTTATGTGTCTGCAGGACAACAGCAAGGGGGTTCTCTTTCATCTGCACATGAAAGTCTCACTTCCAGGTGTATGTGGAATCAAAATAAAGCAGGGTTACCCCTTGAAAGATCTCAAGTTCCAAGGTTCTCTTCGAATGCTGTTTCTGGTAATGCAACAGCAGAAATTCCATTGCAGCAGTCAGCAATTTCATCTCTTGGATCAA GTGCTTTTAGCAAGGTTCATGGAGGGATGCCTGCCACTTCATATCCAGCAGGGCCCATGGGGGAGCCAGGGTTTGCAGGTCTAGTGCAATATGGTGGTTCTGAACATCAGAAACATGGATTGGCAAAGGGTGCTGTAGCTAGTTCTGCTGAGAAAACCTCAGAAGGATTTTTTTCTGCTAACCGTGTGGATGACTTTCCCACTTCACTTTCAACTGGAAAGATTTTAGAAAATGATGGAGGAAGTTCAAACATGTTTGCAGAGTCAAATAAAATTATCCAG GGTGGCAGGCAATCTAGTAATTCAGAATTGACAATGATTAGATCAACACCTCCTAGAGATGTTGGAAAATCTCCTGTTTCCCAGGGTTCTGTCTCTCCTGGCATGCCTTTCAATGAACAACAGCTGAGACAGCTCAGAGCTCAGTGCCTTGTCTTTTTAGCATTCAG AAATGTTTTGCCGCCAAAGAAACTTCATCTGGATATAGCACTTGGAAATGTTGTTCCTAAAGATG GTGGCACTTTGGATGGTCCTCGCAAAGAGCTGACTGATCATAAAGGAAAGGCACAATCTTCTAATGAGCCAACCAATATTCCTGAACTTTTAATGCCATGTGGAAGGCTGAATAATGCAAAGGAATTTGATAAAGTGCTTCCCGGTTTGGGGGGAAGATTCTTGGATGAAAACTGTGCATCCAAAGAAGCTGATAAACTTAAAATGATGGAGGACAAAAGTGGTCTACCTTCTGACCCCTCGATGCTTGCAGATGAAAGGAAATATCTGTACTCCACAAGGAAACTGGATGCTGAAATACAAAGGCAGGAAGCAGTGGAATCGCAGGCAGTTTTCACCACTGCAATGCAGCAGCCTGATTCAGCAAGGGGTGGTTTACCCTTGAGTAACCCTGTGGACAGCATGGGGAATGCCTTTCTTCAAGTTGGAAAAACTGACCATGCTTCTTCTGCAACATTCATAAATAAGCAGGCAATCCCTGAGGCAGTTAGCTGGACTAGAATTGGCAGTCAATCCCTACCATCCGGCTCCATTCAGCTCGGATTGGTTCCAGACAGAAAAGATAATGCTCCTAGTCAGTTTCACATTCTTGGCAATAGTAATGCTTCAG AacaagatgatgatgataagtCAGCCGCTTCTACTGATTCACCACCTTCTCCAAAGTACACCATGTTAGAGAAATGGATTATGGATCAGCAGAGGAAGAAACTTTTAACCGAGCAAGGTTGGGTTCTAAAACagcagaaaacaaaacaaagaattgCCACTTGTTTTGACAAGTTAAAG GAAACTGTTAGCTCGTCTGAAGACATATCTGCAAAAACCAAAATTgtaatagaattgaaaaagcttCAGCTCTTGGAGCTTCAACGCCGTCTAAGGAG TAATtttctcaatgatttttttaagccCATCACAAATGACATGGATCGTTTGAAATCATATAAGAAACATAAGCATGGCAGGAGGATCAAACAACTTGAAAGGTATGAGCAGAAAATGAAGGAAGAACGACAAAAGAGGATACGTGAGAGGCAGAAGGAGTTCTTTGCTGAGATAGAAGTTCACAA GGAAAGACTGGAAGATGTGTTTAAGATTAAGAGAGAACGCtggaaaggtttcaataaataTGTCAAAGAGTTCCATAAAAGGAAGGAGCGTACCCATCGGGAGAAGATTGACAGAATCCAGCGTGAGaagattaatttattgaaaatcaatGATGTTGAGGGGTATCTGCGAATGGTGCAG GATGCAAAATCAGACCGTGTTAAGCAACTGCTGAAAGAGACGGAGAAGTATCTTCAAAAGCTGGGATCCAAGCTACAGGAAGCTAAGTCTATGGCAAGCCGATTTGAGAATGATATGGATGAGTCACGGCATGCTGCTGTTGTTGAGAAGAATGAAACTTCTGTTGAGAATGAAGATGAAAGTGACCAGGCCAAG CATTACATGGAAAGCAATGAGAAGTACTATTTGATGGCTCATAG TGTAAAAGAAAGCATTGCAGAACAGCCAACATGTCTCCTGGGCGGAAAATTAAGGGA GTATCAGATGAATGGACTAAGGTGGTTGGTTTCACTATACAACAATCATTTGAATGGCATTCTTGCTGATGAAATGGGTCTTGGGAAAACTGTTCAg GTTATTTCTCTAATTTGCTACCTGAtggaaacaaaaaatgataGAGGGCCTTTCTTGGTGGTTGTACCTTCTTCAGTTTTACCTGGCTGGGAGACTGAAATCAATTTCTGGGCACCTGGAATCCACAAAATTGTCTATTCTGGGCCTCCGGAGGAGAGGCGCAGGCTATTTAA gGAAAAGATTGTGCATCAAAAATTCAATGTCCTTCTGACAACGTATGAATATCTGATGAACAAACACGATAGACCGAAACTGAGCAAGATACATTGGCgatatataataattgatgaaGGCCATCGCATAAAGAATGCTTCTTGCAAATTGAATGCTGACTTGAGGCATTATCAGAGTTCTCACAGGTTGTTATTAACTGGAACACCACTACAG AACAATCTTGAGGAATTGTGGGCACTACTCAACTTTTTGCTACCTAACATATTTAACTCAGCAGAGGATTTTTCTCAGTGGTTCAACAAACCATTTGAGAGTAATGGTGATAATTCAGCCGATGAA GCCTTACTTTCCGAGGAGGAAAATTTGTTGATCATAAACCGTCTCCACCAAGTTCTTCGACCATTTGTACTTCGGAGACTGAAACACAAG GTTGAGAATCAACTGCCTGAGAAGATTGAGAGACTTGTTCGGTGTGAGGCTTCTGCATATCAGAAGCTTCTTATGAAGAGAGTAGAAGAGAATCTTGGTTCAATTGGAAATTCAAAG GCTCGAACAGTGCACAACTCAGTTATGGAGCTTCGTAACATATGCAATCATCCATACCTTAGCCAGCTTCATGCGGATGAG GTTGATACTTTGATACCTAAGCATTTTCTGCCACCAATTATTAGACTTTGTGGAAAGCTTGAGATGCTAGATCGTTTGCTACCCAAATTGAAAGCAACAGACCATCGG gttcttttcttttccacaaTGACCAGGCTGCTTGATGTTATGGAGGAGTATCTCACTTGGAAACAGTATCGATACCTTCGCTTGGATGGTCATACCTCTGGAGGTGACCGTGGTTCACTCATTGACCGTTTTAACCAACAAGATTctccatattttattttcttgctcag CATTCGGGCTGGTGGTGTTGGAGTGAACCTTCAAGCTGCTGATACTGTGATCATATTTGATACTGATTGGAATCCTCAG GTTGATCTTCAAGCTCAAGCAAGGGCTCATAGGATTGGCCAGAAGAGGGATGTGCTTGTTCTTCGATTTGAAACA GTCCAAACTGTTGAAGAACAAGTCAGAGCTTCTGCTGAGCATAAACTGGGAGTTGCTAATCAGAGCATTACTGCTGGTTTCTTTGACAATAATACAAG TGCAGAAGATCGAAGGGAATACTTGGAGTCCCTTCTGCGTGAATGCAAGAAAGAGGAGGCTGCCCCTGTTTTAGATGATGATGCTCTAAATGATCTCTTAGCTCGCAG TGAATCAGAGATTGATGTATTTGAATCAGTTGACAAACAAAGGCGGCATCAAGAGATG GCAACATGGAAGAGTTTGTTATCGGGTCAAGGGATGGATGCTTTGGAACCTCTACCACCTTTGCCTTCACGCCTTGTAACAGATGATGACTTGAAAGCACTCTATGAAGCAATGAAGTTGTATGATATGCCAAAGGCTGGGGCAGAATCCAATGCAGGGGCGAAGCGTAAGGGGCAGCATGTTGGGGGCCTTGATGCTAAACATTATGGAAGGGGCAAACGAGCTAGAGAG GTACGCTCTTATGAAGAGCAATGGACAGAAGAGGAATTTGAGAAGATGTGTCAGGCTGAATCTCCAGACTCTCCTAAGGTGAAAGAAGAAACAGGAGAGAGGAACTTGCCAAAAGAGGCTAGTGGGTCTTTATTGGCTATTGGTTGCACAGAACCTCAAGCTCCACCACAACTGCCACCGCTGCCACCTCCTGTGGAGCCTCTCCTGCTGCAGCAGAGCAAAGAGGTAACTCCTCCATCAAAACGGGGGCGTGGAAGGCCGAGAAGAGCAACTTCAGATAAATCTCCAGCTGCGATGGTACTCTCAGTACCTCCTGAAACTGGCAAAGTGGATGTGGAGTTACAGAAGGGAATAGAGTCTGGCTCCTCAAAAACATCTCCTCTTGATTCTTCTCCTGTTCCTAATTTAGAAGGTAATAGTGGAGCCACACCTCATTTAGGATCAAGGATTGCTCCCAGTGCTCAGCCAACCACTCCAGTTTCTGTTGCACTTAGCTCACAAATCACTACTGCTCCCCTTTCTGTGCCATTGCAATCAAGAGGTCGAGGACGGAAGGTTCAAGGTGCAGTTCAAACACCACGGCGCAGAGGAAAGAATCAAGTGGCTGTTTCACCCACCACTTCAAGTTCTGCTGTTCCTGATCCAAATATAAATGATCAATCACAGAATGTATCTGTCAATCCATCAGTAATTGCCATGGGTGGAACTGTTTCTAGTGCTCCCATGCCACAACATCCTACTAATtttcctgctgctgctgctgctgctgtagaGGGTATTAGTGCAGCCACTCATCATTCTGGGCCTGGGACTGCTTTGGATTCTCAACCAAACCCTCCCAACCCTTCTATCTCCCCTACCATTCAATCCATAGTTCCTAGTTCTTCAGTTCCTATGCAAGTCAAAGGGCAAAACCGAAAGACTCAAAGTGGCACTGAAACAACTCGACgcaaaggaaagaaagaggTGCCAGTATCACCTTCTGTTCCAGATGCTTCAGACAGTCAGCTTTCAAAATCCAATCCAACGTTGTCACAGGATAAATCTGGGGAATCAGGAAGTAAAGCTATTTTCATGGTTAGTAACCAACAGAATGATGCTCTGGACAGAGATGTTAACCAGGAGCAAGTGTCCCAAGAAGTTGGCCAGGATAAAAAAGCAACTGAGCTTTTGGATGATGTAGCCCAGCATAGGCAACCAGCCAGCACTCTTACAACGCATGATGGTATTACCAGATCTATGG CTTGTGCAGGATCTTCTGGACAAATACATGGTGTTGATATGCATGATGTAGCTTCTGTGACAAAGGAGGTTTCAGCAGTGAATAGCTCTTCAAAAGCTAAAGTACTTGAAGTTTCTGGGAGTGAAAGTGGAGTTATCCTGTCTACACCTCAATTAAGTAAGCGCTTTGCAGAGGTGGTCCAGAATCAAAGCTCAGAGGATAACCCTTCCCCAGTGGTTTATCCTGCAACTGAGTCATTACTCCATTCTGCCACTGTAGAAGGTGTTTGCAAAACTGTGCATCAGCTTGCTCCAAAGATTACTTCCAGCTCTCAGCCAATTTCATCTTATCCTTCTGTTACTCCAGTATTTCAATCTAACACTCCTGAAGCCATGCAAGTTAAAAGGCAAGGTCATAAAGCTCCTACCAGAGGGGAAGCACCTAGACGAAGAGGTAAGAAACAGGGTTCAATTTCACCTGCTGTGGATGCTACAATTGGTCAGGATCCCATTGTAAATCCTCAAATGCAAATGCAAAATAAGTCCAGAGATTCATTAGGGAGCAAGGTCATATCCTTGAGGAGTGCTCAAGGAAATGAACTCAAGGAGTTGAAGAATGTTGTTCAG GAAGCACATATTCCCAGTGGTTTAGTTGGTCAagatccaaaaagaaaagaagctagTGGGATTCTGGCTGTTGGCCGAATTCAGACTGCTGACGTAACTGATGTTGCTCGTGTGATGAAGGAGATTTTTTCTGAGACTTgctcttcaaaaaataaaattggtgaCTCTTCTACAGTTGAAGTTAGAAGTGCCCCTGTTTCAAGTAAGATGTCTGTGGAGGTGGCAAAAAACCAAAGCTCAGAGGGTAAAGCACTATCCGCTGTGTCAATTTTAGAAGCTACACTTCCAGTCATGGGGAGTTCAAATGATGATTCTAAACAGCCTGGGTCTGGAGATGGTGTCAAGATGGAAGGGGATCATACTCCTGCTTTGGGTAAGGCTCCTACTTCTGAAATCAATCCCTCTATGCTTGAAATCAAGACCAGTCATGGCCCTGTTGAAAAAATGAGAGAGTTGATACGGGCTTCCACTGAAAACCCAGTCATGGGAAGTAATATGGAAGTCAATCATTCAGTTCTTGATGCTGGTGACAGGGACAATATTACTTCTCAGAGACCTGCTCCTGAAGGTCTTcttggtgatggtggtgatcCTCCCATGGTTACCCTATCTGTTTCAGATGTAACAGAACACCCTAGGAGTGACTCTGGATACAGAACGCAGGCTTCAAAAGCATCTCCTAAGTTTTCTCCACATGTTAGCCTTGGCAATCGTACAATTTCCATTAAACCTGATTATACTGATTATTTTTCCTTAGGGACTGTTACTCCTGTTGCAGATCATTCAGATTCAAGAAATATCCTAAGTGTAGCTGATAGTGTATCTAGAAGCAGTAATAAGCCTTCTGTGAAAGAGTCCCTAGATTCTTCTCTTGAAATCAGAGATGATGAAGCTAAAACTCATATTCAATCGGGGGTTGATATAACCAAGGTTGAGGGTGAGGAGGTCTGCAAAATGCAAATTGATCCTGCTGTATcagag GCCTCTTCTCTTAAATATCTGTCTTCTTCCAACAAGATAGAGCCAAACAGTTCTGCAGCTGGAGCCAGTCATCGAAAGGATGCTTTTTCTCAGTTTGGTGGGATTGTGCTGCAAAATATTTCTCCACTCAGAGGAAATACCTATGGCCCATGTGAGAATGATCTTGTTGGAAGCTCAGTAGCAGTGGAGGAACCACACAAAACTGAAGCAGGTAACAAAGCAGAATATTCTCAGGTTGGTGCGTTTGTGCCAAAAGATTTGTCAGAAAACATGGTTCTACCCTCGTCCCCACTGGCAAGGGAGGAAGAAAAGGACAGTAGACCATTTGAGCAGGGTTTAGCTGGCAGCTCAATAGAACCAGAAACATCAAAGGGGTTTGAGGCTCAAATGGCCAGTAAAATGGATGTATCTAATGCTAATGTTATCATTCCAGAAATTAGACCAGAACACATGGTTCTACCCCAATCTTTCTTGGAAGCAGAAGAAAACATCAATGGCATTTTGGAGAATGATGCGGCTTGCTGTTTGGTGGTGCCAGAGGGAGCAAAGGGATCTGAAGTTGAAAATGATGATCAGATGGGCGCGCAGAAGGTGTCTGATAGTGTACAAGAAATTGTGGATCCCTTACCATCTTCTCTTGTAATAGAGGAAGATCAGGTTGAGGGCTCATCCGAGAAGGGTGCGCTTTGTTTCTCTGTAATAGTTCAAAATTCAGGAGGGTCAGAAGCTGAAGCAGGCAAGCAACTAGATGCATCTCATGCTGAGACTTTGGTACGAGAAAATGTATCAGAGAACATGGTTTCGCCAAGATCTTCTTTGGTATCAGAGGCACCAGTGGTTGAGGGCTCTTCTGAGCAGGATATATTTGGCTTCTCAGTAGTACTAGAGACATCTAAAGGGTCTGCTACTAATAATGAGGTTCAAGTAAATCCATCTCAGGTAGATGGAGTTGTGCCTGAAACTAAAACGGGCATATGGATGCAGGAATCTGAGATTGCAAGATCATCTGAGAAGCACCAAGATGACAGCTCAGTAGCCAAGCAATCAAAACCATCTGCAATTGAAGAGGGCAGTCAAATGATAGTATCTGAGGTTGGTGGAATTGTGCATGAAACTTCTTTGGAAAACAGTTGTGTGCCATCTGTCTCAGAAACAAAGGCAGAAAACGCTAATTGCTTATATGAGAAAAGTTCTCATTGCGTCTTGCTTGCTCTAGAGGAAGCAAAACAGTCTGAAACTGAAAGTAGCAACCAACTGGCTGTATCTGATTTTCCTATGACCGGGCCTGAAAATTCTTTGGAGAACATATGCCAGTCTTCATGTTCTCTAACAATGGAGGCGGATAAGATTGAGGGCTCGTCTAAGAAGAGTTCTTGTGACATCTCAGTAGCAATGGAGGAAtcaaaaaagtttgaaaaagaaaacgatgAATCTCATGTTGGTAGCAAGGAATGTGAAGAAAGTCAAGTTGTTGGTACCAGTTTCGAACACACACAGGTTGGTAGCATTGGACCAGAAGAAACATCTGGAAACACAGACAAATCCTCATATTCCTCAGAAATGCAGGAAGGTAAGATTGAGGGCTCATCTCAGAATATCCCAGAGGAATCAAATAGGTCGGAAGCTGAAACAGATGATCAAACTCAGTATGGTGGGATGGCTCTAGCCAACATGTCAGAAAATATCGAGGGCTCTTATTCCTCAGGGATGCAGGAAGACAAGATTAAGGGCTCTTCTTTGAATGTACCAGAGGAATCAAATAGGTTGGAAGCTGAAACAGATGATCAAACTCAATTTGGTGGGATGACTCTAGCTAAGATGTCAGAAAAGATTGAGGGCTCATCTCTGAATGTCCCAGAGGAATCAAATAGGTCGGAAGCTGAAATAGATGACCAAGCTCAATGTGGTGGGATGGCTCTAGCGAACATGCCAGAAAAGATAGAGAGCATATCTTTCTCAGGGATGCAGGAAGACAAGATTGAGGGCTCTTCTCTGAATGTCCCAGAGTCAAATAGGTTGGAAGCTGAAACAGATGATCGAACTCAATTTGGTGGGATGGCTCTAGCTAAGATGTCAGAAAAGATTGAGGGCTCATCTCTGAATGTCCCAGAGGAATCAAATAG GTCGGAAGCTGAAACAAATGACCAAGCTCAATGTGGTGGGATGGCTCAAGCTAACATGCCAGAAAAGATAGAGGACGTATCTTTCTCAGGGATGCAGGAAGACAAGATTGAGGGCTCATCTCAGAATGTCCCAGAGTCAAATAGGTCAGAAGCTGAAACAgataatcaaactcaatttggtGGGATGGCTCTAGCTAAGATGTTAGAAAAGATTGAGGGCTCATCTCTGAATGTCCAAGAGGAATCAAATAGGTCGGAAGCTGAAACAAATGACCAAGCTCAATGTGGTGGGATGGCTCTAGCGAACATGCCAGAAAAGATAGAGGACTTGTCTTCCTCAGGGATGCAGGAAGACAAGATTAAAGGCTCTTCTCTAAATGTCCCAGAGGAATCAAAAAGGCAGGAAGCTGAAACTGTAACTGATGATGAAACTCAGTGTGATGGGATGGCTCCAGCGAACATGTTGCCTTCATCTTCTCTCTTGGAGGAAAAGACTGACGTCTTATCAGAGAAAGATCCAGCTGAATAA